A stretch of Roseibium porphyridii DNA encodes these proteins:
- the glp gene encoding gephyrin-like molybdotransferase Glp — translation MSLMPVSEALENLLEGVEPRETVQVALDQANGRFLAEPLVSTRNQPPFAASAMDGYAIRHSDLSSDKTVLEVIGEAPAGHGFTGNVQSGQAVRIFTGAPVPEGTDTILIQENAERTGNRITVLELPQKSAFVRPAGLDFSKGEVLLSPPLCLTYRHLALAAAMNHEQVPVIRKPVVAILATGDELVRPGQDPGPDQIIASNHAGIAALVEDCGGSPLDLGISRDDPIELATHVRRALDVKADILVTLGGASVGDHDLVQDVLGQEGMDLAFWRIAMRPGKPLMAGRLGKTKVLGLPGNPVSSLVCGLLFLKPLLQAMLGQNPNQTSPQQAILGADLPENDRRQDYVRAALSEDENGRAVATPFSKQDSSMLNLLAQSGALIVRPPHALGETAGTMVPILKL, via the coding sequence ATGAGCCTCATGCCCGTCTCGGAGGCCCTTGAAAACCTGCTCGAAGGCGTCGAACCAAGAGAAACTGTTCAGGTAGCACTCGATCAGGCCAACGGTCGTTTTCTTGCCGAACCTCTTGTCTCCACGCGAAACCAGCCCCCTTTTGCCGCATCCGCCATGGATGGATACGCCATCCGTCACAGTGACCTCTCCAGTGATAAGACCGTCCTTGAGGTGATTGGGGAAGCGCCCGCTGGACACGGTTTCACCGGAAATGTGCAGAGCGGCCAGGCCGTGCGGATTTTTACCGGTGCACCGGTTCCCGAAGGAACCGACACCATTCTCATTCAGGAAAATGCGGAAAGAACAGGCAACAGAATTACTGTGCTTGAACTGCCTCAGAAATCGGCCTTTGTTCGGCCAGCAGGCCTCGATTTTTCCAAGGGTGAGGTCTTGTTGTCTCCTCCTTTGTGCCTCACATACCGGCACCTTGCGCTGGCAGCAGCGATGAACCACGAGCAGGTGCCTGTCATCCGCAAACCCGTCGTTGCGATACTGGCAACAGGTGATGAACTGGTGCGCCCGGGTCAGGATCCTGGCCCGGATCAGATCATCGCTTCAAATCACGCTGGCATCGCCGCACTGGTCGAAGATTGCGGCGGCTCACCCCTTGATCTCGGCATTTCACGAGACGACCCGATTGAACTGGCAACACATGTACGCAGGGCACTGGACGTCAAGGCGGACATTCTTGTCACACTTGGCGGAGCATCGGTTGGGGACCATGATTTGGTTCAGGATGTCCTAGGCCAGGAAGGCATGGATTTGGCCTTCTGGCGCATCGCCATGCGACCAGGAAAACCCTTGATGGCCGGGCGCCTCGGCAAGACAAAGGTCCTCGGGCTCCCGGGCAATCCTGTCTCCAGCCTGGTGTGTGGACTTTTGTTCCTGAAACCGTTGTTGCAGGCCATGCTTGGTCAAAATCCGAACCAAACCAGTCCGCAACAGGCTATACTTGGCGCAGACCTGCCAGAGAATGACCGAAGGCAGGACTATGTCCGCGCAGCTTTGTCTGAAGACGAAAATGGCCGCGCGGTTGCCACACCTTTTTCAAAACAAGACAGTTCCATGTTGAACCTGCTCGCACAATCCGGTGCATTGATTGTCCGGCCGCCGCACGCTTTGGGCGAGACAGCCGGCACAATGGTTCCAATCTTGAAACTCTGA
- a CDS encoding FAD binding domain-containing protein — MYETTYHRAGSVSEAAEKMAAAEDGKILGGGQTLLPTMKQRLAAPSDLVDVTKIAEMQGICEGEGTLVIGAATTHAEVAASDLVRQKLPGLAALAGGIGDPAVRHMGTLGGSIANNDPAADYPAALLGLGAAVTTSKRTIAAGEFFTGMFDTALDEDEVVVSVAFPLAAKSAYAKYPNPASRYAMAGVFVAKGADGSVKVAVTGAGQNGVFRMSDMEAALAGNWSSDAVAGIAPEPGDMLSDLHGSANYRANLVTVMAKKAVKKAQ, encoded by the coding sequence ATGTATGAGACAACCTATCACCGTGCCGGTTCTGTGTCGGAGGCTGCCGAGAAGATGGCGGCGGCAGAGGACGGCAAGATCCTGGGTGGCGGTCAGACGCTTTTGCCGACGATGAAGCAGCGTCTTGCGGCGCCGTCGGACCTTGTTGACGTGACGAAGATTGCGGAGATGCAGGGCATTTGCGAAGGCGAGGGCACCCTCGTGATCGGGGCGGCAACGACCCATGCGGAGGTGGCTGCATCGGATCTTGTGCGGCAGAAGCTGCCCGGTCTTGCGGCCCTTGCCGGAGGCATCGGCGACCCGGCGGTCCGTCACATGGGAACACTTGGCGGTTCGATTGCCAACAACGACCCGGCGGCGGATTATCCGGCGGCCTTGCTCGGGCTTGGTGCGGCGGTGACGACCAGCAAGCGGACCATTGCGGCCGGGGAGTTCTTCACCGGCATGTTCGATACGGCGCTGGATGAGGATGAGGTGGTCGTGTCGGTGGCCTTCCCGCTGGCGGCAAAGTCGGCCTATGCCAAATACCCGAACCCTGCCTCGCGCTATGCCATGGCGGGCGTGTTTGTGGCCAAGGGCGCAGACGGATCGGTGAAGGTGGCGGTGACGGGCGCCGGGCAGAACGGCGTCTTCCGGATGAGCGACATGGAAGCGGCCCTGGCCGGCAACTGGTCATCGGACGCAGTTGCCGGAATTGCACCCGAACCAGGAGATATGCTCTCAGACCTCCACGGATCCGCAAACTACCGAGCAAACCTCGTGACCGTCATGGCTAAAAAAGCCGTAAAAAAAGCACAGTGA
- a CDS encoding type I secretion system permease/ATPase: MVGVKQNNAKAVVGRNNPVTKAFRPVKSAFWGVAIVSFVINILMLTGPVFMLQVYDRVLASGSVPTLVVIGVLAIVLYLFYGLLEGVRSRILSRLGQRVDARLSGIVYRVSNSLPVRLGKKAAKLRPVQDLDTVRQFLSGPGPAAIFDIPWLPLYLGIVFLFHPLLGIVGAAGALVITILIGLNELMSRGPSEEAAGQAGKRSAEVEIGQRNSEVVTAMGMQSALTSKWDDQNNEYLSTQRRAADRTGVFGTAIKTIRFVLQSAILGVGAWLAIQQEITPGVMIAASIMTSRALSPIEQAVAQWRGFVASRQALKRLREVLLIADDEPEKMDLPIPTQKLTAEQVFCGPFGEAMPFVQNVSLELSAGDGLGIIGPSGSGKSTFARALVGATPSLKGVIRFDGSELGQWPSAKRGDFIGYLPQDLQLFDGTIADNIARFGAEASSEKIIEAAKLADVHDLIVSLPEGYNTVIGRSGRLLSAGQRQRIALARALYGNPFLVVLDEPNSNLDAEGEGALTNAIKAMRDKGSIVVVIAHRPSAIATVDKILCLKEGKMVGFGPKEDVLKQVVQPVPRVQTGMAPGR, translated from the coding sequence ATGGTGGGCGTAAAACAAAACAACGCGAAAGCGGTGGTTGGCCGGAACAATCCGGTAACAAAGGCATTTCGTCCCGTCAAATCCGCCTTCTGGGGCGTTGCGATCGTTAGTTTCGTCATAAATATCCTGATGCTCACCGGGCCGGTGTTCATGCTTCAGGTATATGACCGGGTGCTGGCAAGCGGTTCCGTCCCGACGCTCGTCGTCATCGGGGTTCTGGCCATTGTGCTCTACCTCTTTTATGGCCTCCTAGAGGGCGTTCGGAGCCGTATCCTGTCTCGTCTAGGCCAAAGGGTCGATGCGCGCCTGAGCGGGATTGTTTACAGAGTTTCCAATTCACTGCCTGTCAGGCTTGGTAAAAAGGCAGCCAAACTTCGCCCTGTTCAAGATTTGGATACCGTTCGACAATTTCTGTCCGGTCCGGGTCCGGCTGCTATCTTCGATATTCCCTGGCTGCCGTTGTATCTTGGCATCGTTTTTCTGTTTCACCCTCTTCTTGGTATCGTGGGCGCTGCCGGTGCGCTGGTCATCACCATTTTGATTGGCTTGAACGAGCTTATGTCACGCGGCCCTTCAGAGGAAGCTGCCGGTCAGGCTGGAAAGCGGTCGGCTGAGGTCGAGATCGGTCAGCGGAACTCCGAAGTTGTCACAGCGATGGGAATGCAGAGCGCTCTGACATCGAAATGGGATGATCAGAACAACGAATATCTGTCGACACAGCGCCGTGCTGCGGATCGAACAGGTGTTTTCGGAACGGCGATCAAGACGATTAGGTTCGTTCTGCAGTCTGCGATATTGGGTGTCGGAGCCTGGCTTGCGATTCAACAGGAAATCACCCCAGGTGTCATGATTGCGGCCTCAATCATGACGTCCCGTGCGTTGTCGCCGATTGAACAGGCGGTTGCTCAATGGCGTGGGTTTGTCGCAAGCAGACAGGCATTGAAACGCCTGCGGGAAGTCTTGCTGATTGCAGATGACGAACCTGAAAAGATGGATTTGCCGATCCCGACGCAAAAACTCACGGCCGAACAGGTCTTCTGCGGCCCGTTTGGTGAAGCCATGCCGTTTGTCCAAAATGTTTCACTTGAACTGTCCGCAGGTGACGGACTTGGAATCATCGGGCCTTCAGGTTCGGGCAAATCGACATTTGCACGCGCTCTTGTCGGGGCGACGCCATCCCTCAAAGGCGTCATCCGCTTCGACGGTTCAGAACTTGGTCAATGGCCGAGCGCGAAACGAGGCGATTTCATCGGCTATCTGCCGCAGGATCTCCAGCTTTTTGATGGAACGATCGCAGATAACATCGCGCGCTTTGGTGCCGAGGCTTCGTCTGAAAAGATTATCGAAGCAGCCAAACTGGCAGATGTGCATGATCTGATCGTGAGCCTGCCAGAAGGCTACAACACCGTCATCGGGCGCAGCGGACGGTTGCTTTCTGCCGGACAAAGACAACGCATTGCGCTTGCGCGGGCGCTTTACGGAAACCCGTTCCTCGTGGTGCTGGACGAGCCGAATTCCAATCTCGACGCAGAAGGTGAGGGCGCTTTGACCAACGCCATCAAGGCGATGCGTGACAAGGGCTCGATTGTGGTTGTTATCGCGCATCGACCGAGTGCCATCGCGACGGTCGATAAGATTTTGTGCCTCAAGGAAGGCAAGATGGTCGGCTTCGGCCCCAAGGAAGACGTACTTAAACAAGTTGTGCAACCGGTTCCGCGCGTGCAGACCGGTATGGCTCCGGGACGGTGA
- a CDS encoding HlyD family type I secretion periplasmic adaptor subunit produces the protein MANQKINQATGNALSGNADDMLRKTVRNHLLFALFVAIFVVGGIGAWATFTEISGAVVSSGTIVVESNTKQVQHREGGIVRQITVKDGDMVEAGELLLRLDDTVTRANLAVITKQLTELTAQELRLEAERDDKTTIDWPEDRKDKVGDIERGQQLLLQARQNSKEGRKNQLEEQIRQFNKQTQGLQAQVTAKDSEIELIDEELGDLDGLLNKQLVSKSRVTALRREKARLAGEYGDLIAQIARTKESISERRIQILQIEESYRAEVLEQLQEVRSRIAQLEEQKIAAEDELTRVAIMAPINGFVHQLSVHTIGGVIAPGETVMQIVPREDQLLVEAQVRPVDIDQMAPGQSARVRFPSFDQRTTPELNAELLTVSADLTEDERTGNSYYVARMVIDDKELDKLGTQTLVPGMPVETFLQTGDRTVLSYLVKPITDQIAHAMRER, from the coding sequence ATGGCTAATCAGAAAATCAATCAAGCGACCGGAAACGCCCTGTCAGGCAATGCGGATGACATGTTGCGCAAAACAGTCCGAAATCATCTGCTGTTTGCCTTGTTCGTTGCGATCTTCGTGGTGGGGGGCATCGGAGCCTGGGCCACTTTTACCGAGATATCCGGCGCCGTTGTTTCTTCAGGAACCATTGTGGTTGAGAGCAATACCAAACAGGTCCAGCATCGTGAGGGTGGTATTGTTCGTCAGATCACGGTCAAGGATGGCGACATGGTCGAGGCGGGAGAACTTCTTCTCAGGCTGGACGATACCGTTACCCGCGCCAATCTGGCGGTGATCACCAAACAGCTGACGGAATTGACGGCGCAGGAGCTTCGCCTTGAGGCTGAGCGAGACGACAAAACCACAATCGACTGGCCGGAGGATCGCAAGGACAAGGTCGGCGATATTGAGCGCGGACAGCAGCTGCTTCTACAGGCAAGGCAAAATTCAAAGGAAGGCAGGAAAAATCAACTTGAGGAGCAGATCCGGCAATTCAACAAGCAGACCCAGGGCTTGCAAGCCCAGGTCACGGCCAAGGATTCTGAAATTGAGCTGATTGATGAGGAACTCGGGGACCTTGACGGGCTTTTGAACAAGCAACTCGTCTCCAAGAGCCGCGTTACAGCGCTTCGAAGGGAAAAGGCCCGTCTTGCAGGCGAATACGGAGACCTGATCGCGCAGATCGCGCGAACTAAGGAATCAATCAGTGAGCGCCGCATCCAGATCCTGCAAATTGAGGAATCCTATCGTGCCGAGGTTCTGGAGCAGCTTCAGGAAGTACGTTCGCGCATTGCACAGCTGGAAGAGCAGAAGATCGCCGCTGAGGACGAACTCACCCGCGTTGCAATCATGGCGCCTATCAACGGCTTTGTGCATCAGTTGTCAGTCCATACAATCGGCGGTGTGATAGCACCGGGCGAGACCGTCATGCAGATCGTGCCGAGGGAAGATCAGTTGCTGGTTGAAGCGCAGGTTCGCCCTGTTGATATTGACCAAATGGCACCGGGACAAAGTGCAAGAGTACGCTTTCCGAGCTTTGACCAGAGAACCACGCCCGAGCTGAATGCGGAGCTTCTGACTGTGTCTGCTGACCTGACAGAGGATGAGCGCACAGGCAACAGCTACTACGTTGCAAGGATGGTGATTGACGACAAGGAACTGGATAAGCTCGGTACCCAGACGCTGGTTCCAGGAATGCCGGTTGAAACTTTCCTGCAAACAGGGGATCGGACGGTGCTGAGCTATCTGGTGAAACCCATTACAGACCAGATCGCCCACGCGATGCGGGAACGCTGA
- a CDS encoding xanthine dehydrogenase family protein molybdopterin-binding subunit, with product MAVEGIGARALRKEDKRFITGRGRYTDDMAMPGMGYAAFVRSPHAHAKVTGIDASAALSMPGVDAVLTGDQLVGDGVGNLICGWMIHSKDGTPMKMGGWRALEPEIVRHVGQAVAVVIADTQAEARDAADAVVVDYEELPAVVDPLAALEAGAPQIHPEAEGNLIYDWEIGDAGATDEAFGRAAHVTRMEIHNNRLVPNAMEPRAALAGYDAAEEHYTLYTTSQNPHVARLVLSAFYNIAPEHKLRVIAPDVGGGFGSKIYIYPEEMVCLWASKRVGRPVKWVSDRTEAFLTDAHGRDHRSEAELALDADNKIIGLRVKTVANLGAYMSLFSSSVPTYLYATLLSGQYDIPAIHANVKTVYTNTTPVDAYRGAGRPEATYLLERIMETAAREVGLSPAEFRRKNFIRSFPHQTPVIMCYDAGDYDATLDAALKAADYDGFAARKAEAAARGKLRGIGLSCYIEACGIAPSAAVGSLGAGVGLWESAEVRVNPVGTVEVLTGSHSHGQGHETTFAQLISERFGLDSDAVAIVHGDTDKVQFGMGTYGSRSGAVGMSAVVKALDKVEAKAKKIAAHLMEASEGDIQIEGGELKVAGTDKKLSFTEVALAAYTAHNLPEGMEPGLKEGAFYDPTNFTFPAGTYVCEVEVDPETGQTEVVSFVAADDFGNIINPMIVEGQVHGGITQGIGQALLENAAYDESGQLLTASYMDYTMPRADDVPSYQLSTHVTACPGNPLGMKGCGEAGAIGSPPAVINAITDAIGSNALSMPASPEKVWTLCQAGLRQAAE from the coding sequence ATGGCAGTTGAAGGGATTGGCGCCCGGGCTCTGCGCAAGGAGGACAAGCGCTTCATCACGGGCCGTGGCCGTTATACGGATGACATGGCGATGCCGGGCATGGGCTATGCGGCCTTTGTGCGCTCGCCGCATGCCCATGCGAAGGTCACGGGGATCGATGCCAGTGCGGCTCTTTCGATGCCGGGTGTTGATGCGGTTCTGACGGGCGATCAGCTTGTGGGCGACGGTGTTGGCAATCTGATCTGCGGGTGGATGATCCATTCCAAGGACGGCACGCCGATGAAGATGGGCGGCTGGCGGGCGCTTGAGCCTGAGATTGTGCGCCATGTCGGTCAGGCTGTTGCGGTCGTGATTGCGGACACGCAGGCCGAGGCGCGGGATGCTGCCGATGCCGTGGTTGTCGACTATGAGGAGCTTCCTGCGGTTGTCGATCCGCTTGCAGCCCTTGAGGCGGGCGCGCCGCAGATCCATCCGGAAGCGGAAGGCAATCTGATCTACGACTGGGAGATCGGGGATGCGGGAGCGACCGATGAGGCGTTTGGCCGTGCTGCGCATGTGACGCGGATGGAGATCCACAACAACCGCCTTGTTCCGAACGCGATGGAGCCGCGGGCCGCGCTTGCCGGGTATGATGCTGCCGAGGAGCATTATACGCTCTATACGACGTCCCAGAACCCGCATGTTGCGCGTCTGGTCCTGTCGGCGTTCTATAACATTGCGCCGGAACACAAGCTGCGGGTGATTGCACCGGATGTGGGCGGCGGCTTCGGCTCGAAGATCTATATCTATCCGGAAGAGATGGTGTGCCTTTGGGCGTCGAAGCGCGTCGGCCGGCCTGTGAAATGGGTATCGGACCGCACGGAAGCGTTCCTGACGGATGCCCATGGCCGCGATCACCGCTCGGAAGCCGAGCTTGCGCTGGATGCGGACAACAAGATCATCGGGCTTCGGGTGAAGACGGTTGCCAATCTGGGCGCCTACATGTCGCTGTTCTCGTCGTCGGTCCCGACCTATCTCTATGCAACGCTGTTGTCGGGGCAATACGACATCCCTGCGATCCATGCGAATGTGAAAACGGTCTATACCAACACGACGCCGGTGGATGCCTATCGCGGTGCCGGACGTCCTGAGGCGACCTATCTGCTTGAGCGGATCATGGAGACTGCGGCGCGCGAGGTCGGCTTGTCGCCGGCAGAGTTCCGCCGCAAGAACTTCATTCGCTCGTTTCCGCACCAGACGCCGGTGATCATGTGCTACGACGCGGGCGATTATGATGCGACGCTGGATGCGGCGCTGAAGGCGGCCGATTATGACGGGTTTGCCGCGCGCAAGGCGGAAGCGGCCGCGCGGGGCAAGCTGCGCGGGATCGGCCTGTCCTGTTACATCGAAGCCTGCGGGATTGCGCCGTCAGCGGCGGTCGGGTCTCTTGGTGCCGGTGTCGGTCTTTGGGAATCTGCCGAGGTTCGTGTGAACCCGGTGGGGACGGTCGAGGTTCTGACCGGTTCTCACAGTCATGGCCAGGGCCATGAGACGACCTTCGCGCAGCTGATCAGCGAGCGGTTCGGTCTGGACAGCGATGCGGTTGCGATCGTGCACGGGGATACGGACAAGGTCCAGTTCGGCATGGGCACCTACGGGTCCCGCTCGGGCGCGGTCGGCATGTCGGCTGTTGTGAAGGCGCTGGACAAGGTCGAGGCGAAGGCGAAGAAGATCGCGGCCCACCTGATGGAGGCCTCGGAAGGGGACATCCAGATCGAGGGCGGCGAGCTGAAAGTGGCCGGGACGGACAAGAAGCTGAGCTTCACGGAGGTGGCGCTTGCGGCCTATACGGCGCACAACCTGCCAGAGGGCATGGAGCCGGGGCTGAAGGAGGGGGCGTTCTACGACCCGACCAACTTCACCTTCCCGGCCGGGACCTATGTGTGCGAGGTCGAGGTGGATCCGGAGACGGGCCAGACGGAGGTTGTGAGCTTTGTGGCTGCGGACGACTTCGGCAACATCATCAATCCGATGATCGTGGAAGGTCAGGTGCATGGCGGCATCACGCAAGGCATTGGCCAGGCGCTGCTTGAGAATGCGGCCTATGACGAGAGCGGTCAGCTTCTGACGGCCTCCTACATGGACTACACGATGCCGCGTGCGGATGATGTTCCGTCCTATCAGCTGTCGACCCATGTGACGGCGTGCCCCGGCAATCCGCTCGGCATGAAGGGCTGCGGGGAGGCCGGAGCGATCGGGTCTCCGCCTGCGGTGATCAATGCGATCACGGATGCGATTGGCAGCAATGCCCTGTCGATGCCGGCCTCTCCGGAGAAGGTGTGGACGCTGTGCCAGGCTGGCCTGAGGCAGGCTGCCGAATAG
- a CDS encoding carbon monoxide dehydrogenase subunit G — protein MSGSHRIPASRLVVWSALNDADVLRLCIPGCEVLERVSADELTASVTSKIGPVKAKFKGSVTFENVVAPESYTIVGEGKGGVAGFAKGSADIRLVEDGDATVLSYEAKAQVGGKLAQLGSRLIDSTARKMAEEFFSRFTEQVGGSAAAVSEVSSVSSDTGLAADLDEGVAEEAKRIALEEAPGEVLHAIGEAEHKVEEGLHKAEENLEDAAGRNAFGGPMVWGLLLLGALIVVLALAS, from the coding sequence ATGAGCGGTTCTCATAGGATCCCAGCCTCCCGTTTGGTTGTTTGGTCTGCGTTGAATGACGCTGATGTTTTGCGTTTGTGCATACCTGGTTGTGAAGTTCTTGAGCGGGTTTCGGCTGATGAGCTGACGGCGTCGGTTACGTCGAAGATTGGTCCTGTCAAGGCGAAGTTCAAAGGTTCTGTTACGTTTGAGAATGTTGTTGCGCCTGAGAGTTACACGATTGTTGGCGAGGGCAAGGGAGGAGTTGCCGGGTTTGCCAAGGGGTCTGCGGACATTCGTCTGGTTGAAGATGGCGATGCGACGGTTTTGAGTTACGAGGCGAAGGCTCAGGTTGGCGGCAAGTTGGCTCAGCTTGGCAGCCGTTTGATTGATTCCACGGCGCGCAAGATGGCGGAGGAGTTTTTCTCCCGGTTTACCGAGCAGGTTGGGGGCTCAGCGGCGGCGGTGTCCGAGGTGTCTTCGGTGTCTTCGGATACGGGTCTTGCGGCTGATCTTGATGAAGGTGTTGCCGAGGAGGCGAAGCGGATCGCGCTTGAGGAGGCGCCGGGCGAGGTTCTTCATGCGATTGGCGAGGCGGAGCACAAGGTTGAGGAGGGTCTTCACAAGGCAGAGGAGAATTTGGAGGATGCTGCGGGTCGGAATGCGTTTGGCGGACCGATGGTGTGGGGTCTTTTGCTGCTTGGGGCGCTGATTGTTGTTCTTGCGCTTGCCAGTTGA
- a CDS encoding (2Fe-2S)-binding protein: MSKVSLVLNGKTVSSEVEDRTLLVSLIRDVRGLTGTHVGCDTSQCGACVVHVDGKAVKSCTMLAAQADGSEVVTLEGIGSADALHPVQAAFREHHGLQCGFCTPGMIMSAVDMINRHGAGNLDEATIRHELEGNICRCTGYQNIVKAIKAASDQMAGMAQAAE; this comes from the coding sequence ATGTCGAAAGTATCTTTGGTATTGAACGGGAAGACCGTTTCGTCCGAGGTCGAGGACCGGACGTTGCTTGTGTCTTTGATCCGGGATGTTCGGGGGCTGACGGGAACGCATGTTGGCTGTGACACGTCGCAATGCGGGGCGTGTGTTGTGCATGTTGACGGCAAGGCGGTGAAGTCCTGCACGATGCTTGCGGCCCAGGCGGATGGCAGTGAGGTGGTGACGCTTGAGGGGATTGGCAGTGCGGATGCGCTTCATCCTGTGCAGGCAGCGTTCCGGGAGCATCACGGTCTTCAGTGCGGATTTTGCACACCTGGGATGATCATGAGTGCGGTTGACATGATCAACCGTCACGGTGCGGGCAATCTTGATGAGGCAACGATCCGGCACGAGCTGGAAGGCAACATCTGCCGTTGCACCGGTTATCAGAACATCGTCAAGGCGATCAAGGCGGCGTCCGACCAGATGGCGGGCATGGCGCAGGCGGCCGAGTGA
- a CDS encoding EAL domain-containing protein: MDFLAPSKPEAIKSTKAPWKILIVDDDPDVHEVTKIAVAGCVFERRSFELLHALSAQEAQEILKTSDDIAVALVDVVMESDTAGLGLVSWIRSELGNHFTRLILRTGQPGYAPQTDVIMKFDIDGYAEKAELSRTKLLTAIITALRGYKLVMSLETNRRKLKQLNGHFAEIVQKNALSEFATAVLQQLTDLLDHPVDLLLCGQDTLPDQKNADRSNIRVLAATGGLQEKTDLPIEVLGEDAVRGAVNSCIETREPVSGPNGLAMPLITRNGMTGALYLAMSDVELEESVGTELMQLFVSNVALGYEKTGLLEHIRNLAFVDRVTGLSTFSGFIETFQRHASNQIPLLVVHCDIQRFRVVVDGIGDERAGGVLKRTGHRLSQIFPDALTIARKEKDEFLVLLKGGEANDIQSIVTRVEDAFQEPITLDDNQINLRMRLGFASSEDSAHGAEELVRFASIALNDVRQKGMTNHSVFHPLMQEAAFERLRLASMLTGSANQTEFHLHYQPIMRAGDDSIASFEALMRFKTPAGNFLNTARMIEAAEASGSITEIGAWMFKSAFSEFRKLSVAGDDVRLNVNLSPKQVQTNRIYKDIEDAASAADLQLHRLVFEVTEGLFLSNDQVTLSLLTWLRNKGAKVVIDDFGTGYSSFSYLRKLPVDGIKIDRSFISNMDQDADALAVVKSIIAVAKAMNLEVTAEGVETTGQRKIMQELDCDYLQGFLYSKPQSSDDLLKFIRQSSVSGGTFQ; encoded by the coding sequence ATGGATTTTCTTGCTCCTTCGAAACCTGAAGCCATCAAGAGTACCAAGGCTCCCTGGAAGATTCTCATCGTTGACGATGATCCCGATGTACACGAGGTGACGAAGATTGCCGTCGCAGGGTGCGTCTTCGAGCGGCGCTCATTTGAGTTGCTGCATGCTCTTTCGGCACAGGAGGCACAGGAAATACTCAAAACCAGCGATGATATCGCTGTTGCGCTTGTTGACGTCGTTATGGAAAGCGACACTGCCGGGCTTGGATTGGTCAGCTGGATTCGGTCTGAACTTGGAAATCACTTCACGCGTCTGATCCTTCGGACGGGCCAGCCCGGTTACGCGCCGCAAACCGATGTGATCATGAAATTCGACATCGATGGCTATGCAGAAAAGGCAGAGTTGTCTCGGACAAAATTGCTTACAGCAATCATCACGGCCTTGCGTGGCTACAAGCTGGTTATGTCGCTTGAAACCAATAGGCGCAAACTCAAGCAGCTAAACGGTCATTTTGCTGAAATTGTTCAGAAAAACGCGCTGAGTGAATTTGCAACAGCTGTCTTGCAACAGTTGACCGACCTTCTGGACCATCCGGTCGATTTGCTGCTCTGCGGTCAAGATACTTTGCCGGACCAAAAAAACGCTGACAGATCCAACATACGGGTTCTCGCTGCGACAGGTGGACTTCAGGAAAAAACGGATCTTCCAATAGAAGTCCTCGGGGAAGATGCCGTCCGTGGAGCAGTCAATTCATGTATCGAGACACGAGAACCCGTCTCAGGGCCGAATGGTCTTGCGATGCCCCTCATCACGCGCAACGGTATGACCGGTGCGCTCTACCTTGCCATGAGCGATGTTGAGCTTGAAGAGAGTGTCGGGACAGAGCTTATGCAGCTCTTTGTCTCCAACGTCGCACTCGGTTACGAGAAAACCGGGTTGCTCGAGCACATCCGGAATTTGGCTTTTGTCGACCGCGTCACCGGACTTTCAACGTTTTCCGGGTTCATTGAGACCTTTCAACGACATGCCTCCAATCAAATACCGCTTCTCGTGGTTCATTGTGACATCCAGCGTTTTCGGGTGGTTGTGGATGGCATCGGCGATGAAAGGGCAGGTGGGGTTTTGAAACGGACCGGCCATCGGCTGTCACAGATTTTCCCCGATGCCCTGACGATCGCGCGCAAAGAGAAGGACGAGTTCCTTGTCCTTCTTAAAGGTGGTGAGGCCAATGACATCCAGAGCATTGTGACGCGGGTGGAGGATGCGTTTCAGGAACCCATCACTCTGGATGACAACCAGATCAATCTGCGCATGCGTCTTGGGTTTGCCTCAAGCGAAGACAGTGCTCACGGTGCCGAAGAATTGGTGCGTTTTGCCTCGATTGCACTCAACGATGTCCGCCAGAAAGGCATGACCAATCATTCCGTTTTTCATCCGTTGATGCAGGAAGCTGCCTTTGAGCGTTTGCGACTGGCATCCATGCTGACAGGCAGTGCCAATCAGACAGAATTCCATCTTCATTATCAGCCAATCATGCGCGCCGGGGATGACAGCATCGCGTCATTCGAAGCGTTGATGCGCTTCAAGACACCGGCAGGCAATTTCCTGAACACCGCTCGGATGATTGAAGCAGCTGAGGCCAGTGGTTCGATCACTGAAATCGGTGCCTGGATGTTCAAGTCGGCATTTTCCGAATTCCGGAAACTGTCCGTGGCCGGAGATGATGTTCGCCTGAACGTCAATTTGTCGCCCAAGCAGGTTCAAACAAACCGAATTTACAAGGACATTGAGGACGCTGCCTCGGCTGCGGATTTGCAGTTGCATCGATTGGTCTTCGAAGTTACCGAAGGCCTCTTTTTAAGCAACGACCAGGTTACCCTGTCACTTTTGACGTGGCTGCGGAACAAGGGAGCCAAGGTCGTTATTGATGATTTCGGAACAGGATATTCCTCGTTCAGCTATTTGCGCAAACTGCCAGTCGACGGCATCAAGATAGACCGGAGTTTTATCTCCAATATGGATCAGGATGCTGACGCTCTGGCAGTGGTGAAGTCAATCATTGCTGTCGCGAAGGCAATGAACTTGGAAGTGACCGCAGAAGGCGTCGAAACGACCGGGCAGCGCAAAATCATGCAGGAACTCGACTGTGACTACCTGCAAGGCTTTCTCTATTCAAAGCCTCAAAGCAGTGATGATTTATTGAAGTTCATTCGGCAATCTTCTGTCTCTGGCGGCACATTTCAATAG